The window TTCCCTCATTTGTAAAGGAAATACACTTGGTATGATTTGTTAGATGCATCAGGCAtatgtccaaatatggtcaaatATGGtcaattatttgtttatgtGAACAGGGCGTAAGATCAAATATGGTGCCCAGATTTTTCATTCACTCATTTCACTAAGTCCTTCACAAACAACACATATGCCATTACTTAGCACAACTATTCAACAGTAAATTGTGTGAGTTTTATCAACTTAGCATGGTTAGTTTTGATGTTTTGAAGATAAATGCACAGCCGAGCCCCGTaagcgtcttttttttttcattttcgtGAAAACACAAACTTTGGCGTGTTCCAGGTCTCTGCTGATTGGTTGAATGCTACAGTGAGGCGCTCAGTGATGTAGTGTGATCTTTGCTGATTGGCTGGATGAAAACCACATGCCTCTTAACCTGACTGTGATGCAGTACTGTCATCATTTAATGGTAACTtgccctataaagggttaaatgATCCTTGActcaaaaaaaacccagcagtgCTTCTGGATCGTGTTCAcgtatggcttcttctttgcatgatagagcttaaACTTGTATTTGTCGATGgcacggtgaactgtgttcacagacaatttctggaagtgttcctgagcccattcAATGATTTCCATGGCAggatcatgcctgtttttatgGTGTTGCCTAAAGGCTTGCAGATTTTGAGAGATTTTGAGAGACATTATCCTGAAATTTGtagtcacagtttttttttttttgcagttgatgaacctctgcccatctttgcTTCTGAGAAACGTTGTCCCACTAAGATACTGTTTTTTAATATATCCAGTTAGTTACTGACCTGGTTCCAGTTAAACTAATTAGTTGCCAACTGTTCCTCCAGCACTTTCTTTTTTGGGACCACTTTCTCTTCCAGCCTTTTTTGCCCGGGTCCCAACATTTTTTTGAGAGAATTCAAAattagctaatatttttcatgaaatagtaaaatgtctcagtttaagcatttggtatgttttctatgttctgttgTGAAAAAAATATGGGTTTGTGGGATTTACAACTCATTACATTCTGTTTTTGCTTACGCTTTACAAAACATCCCAACCTTTTTTTCAGAACTGGGGTTGTACTTAAAagtatatatgtttatatgtttatttttaatttgatgccagcaacatatttcaaaaaagCTGGGACAGGATGCTATGAGATCAGGGCCAAAGAAAGAGTCTTGTTTTCAGTACACAGTTCTATGGATGCATCTGTGATGATTTGGGTGtgcattactgcaaacagcatGGGTAACTTACTTACTTGTGAAGGGACCATTAATGCTAAACAATATCAATAAGTTTTGAAGCAACATACAGTATGCTGTGACCCAGGTTGTGATTTGTCCAGGAAATCCTTGCTTATTTGAGCATAACAATGCCAGACCACATTTGGCACATGCTGCGTCATAGTAAAAGAGTTAATGTGCTCAAATGGCCTGAAGTCCAATCACCAACTGAACACATTAGGAAGGAAAAAAACGTTCCTAATGAAAACTGTGACAAGGGAGGCCCCAAACTAAATCAGGCAAAGAATGCAAAAACATTTCACTACTACATCAATTAAACAGCTAAAATAAGAGGTCATGCAGCACAAAGGTAATCATGCCACAGCTTTTTTGaaacattaaattcaaaatgagcatttaGTTTGATGTGCATAACACTGACCAATTCCTGATAATCAACAAACTTTATAGTATCACTTTTTCTCTGGTGCCCTCTGGTGGCAGTGTGCTTGCATGCTGAATTTCGAGTTGCACTGCTGTGGTACTGCTTTGCATGCTATTTAAAACAATTCCTAGATTCATCTACAGTTTATTTATTGTCCTCTGAAATGTACTTATTCAGTGTGAAAGATGCTTTTACAGATGTATAAAATTATCCAGGATTTTGAAGCTCTCTGACTTAAAGGGTATGATTTGTGGAGAACCTATTGGTCAAAGACACGCTTCAGGGCACTCTCTGGAATCCATCTTCTAACCTTTTCTTTTCAGGGTCTTGGAGGTGGAGCATATTCTAGCTGTCAAGGGGCGAGCGGCAGAGACATCCTGGACACGCAAGGCTAACAGACAGCATTCGCATTCACATCGaaggacaatttagaatcaccaattaacccaatCCCTCAAACCACATGTCTTCGGCCTGCGGGATGAAACCGGAGTACACGTAGAAAAGCCACAAAACACGGGAAGAACGTGCAAACTCCGTACAGAAAGAGCCCTGCCAGATGGTGGCTTTGAAACCAGGAAAGCAGCATCAACGGTGCCCCAAAAATATCacgagccagccaggagtcgAACCTAGAATCTTCTGATCCGTAGTCAGACGCGTTATCCATTGCGCCACTGGCCCGCTGCGAGAGGAATATAGTGCTACTCTGTCTGTATGTAAAGCGGCCAAAGCACACCAAAATCTGTTTGAAAAGATCAATGAGTTCTGACAGTCCTCCAGTCACCTGAACTCATCTCAGTCTCCTGAATATTAATGGAAGGACCATATTTGAAATATGGTCTAATAATACTAAAACTGCATGCTGTCATCAAAACCAGAGGTGCTAAGATAAGTGATTTCATTTTAGCTCAAATTGTTTAgtttatgttttaataaaacattctcaattcattgaaaaaaaaaaaaaaaaaaatatatatatatatatatatatatatatatatatatatatatatatatatatatatatatatatatatataagtaaaATAGCAGTATCTCCATGACTGTTGCACCTCAGACTTTTGCACCTCATATTAGTATTTCTCATTTTACAAAGTATTTCAGTCTTCCATTATGTACTGCTAATAACATTGATTTTGAAACTGACCATCTCACAGTACATTACCAGCTACTATAGCTGCATATAACATTATCCATCACAACATGGTTTTCAGCTGTAGCAAGTGTCCTTGTTAAAAATGAGTCTGCAATCTCCATGGCAATCAGCAAAGAAATCATTATGTGGGCTCTCAACTCAGTGTCCTTGGATTTTAAGAATAGTttgatggagagaaaaaaatggctttGTAGCGTCGTGTGGCTTCTGCACTGAACTCACAAATTACTTGGTGCTGCATGCTCCAGTGATAAATCTTCTCTCTAAAACATCAGGATCTCTCTTCTCCAGAAATACAAGTTTGATTTATGTGAGTATCCAGTGGAAAAAGCTTTCTGACGCTGGTGGTTCTGCAGAAGAGTCATCAACAGGCTCTGTGATTCATTAAGCAAAGAGTAGCTCTGTTTCAAGCCTCAACACTCAGAGCAAGTCGTGAGCAATGCAGGAAATAAAGGGGCTTCCACTGTATGCAATCACACCTCAGGAATAATAAAAtcccaaatgcacagatttATGTCAGGCGGTGCAGGGATGTGTTGTCAAGTGGGATTTGTTATGAAAACACTGTGAAACTGTTAAATAACAGATATTAATACATATACGCCAAATGGCTAATGTCTCCATGACAGCATTTTCAGtaataaacacaattaaatcGCGCACGCACGTCACACCGTCAGTGTCCATGATATGGGCAATTATCTGTACTCTGTCTACCATCCATTTATCCATAATTAGACAGGAAACACCCGCAGGTCAGGTGCTAAAAATAGAAGAGTACAAGAACAGATCaaagtgggtttttttctttgtgtttgtttcttccaGAACAAAGTATCCGGGAGCGCAATTTAAGATAGTTCGGATAACTTTAACTAATTCAGAAAGGCGCAATGCACCAAGTGAAATCTCAACTGTTTATTTCCAGACCTatctactatttttttttctccaaaggaACATTTTTCACAAGCGGGGGCCGTGGGGGCTTCGTGCTTCTataaaaggaatgcattttgaATGAGTCTGCTGACGCAGAAACTGTGGGTGTATAAGAGCTTACACTCGCCTCTGTTGCGGTGGACACATGGGGAAGCAAATGGACTGGTGAGATTCTGATTGCCTCTCGGTGACTGGAGACTCTTGAAAGAACACAAGAGATGAACACAACTGAGAAGTTTTACCTTCCCGTTGATGGCATTCTCGAAATGTTGAACTCTCTCACCGGGCATCACCAATCAAGCATTGCGCACCCAGGTCTTCAGAGCACTTCACTCAGTCCAGTGCTCCAGCACCCCAAAGTCTCAAACATACCGAAGACAGGCATGGGGCTCGTCAAAACGGTTAAGGGGTGCTGGAGACAGCAGGATACGAGAATAGTTGCGAGTAGATCCTCGAGTTCTGGCAGTCGGCAAGTGTCAGCTGATCGACTCCCGAAAAGGTCCGTGGACCTGTTGGATTTGGGTTTGACCAAGCCCAGAAACTGCCATAGAATAGTTGTGCTTGGTGCGCCCAGAGTAGGTAAAACAAACATCCTTCAGCGGTTCTTGGGCAAAGACTTTGAGGAGAGCTATGAGCCCACAACCGAAGACTTCCACAGAAAGCTGTTCCACATAGGCGGGGAGGCATACCAGGTCGATCTTCTGGATGCAGCAAGTGAGAGGGACTTCCCTGCAAAACGCAGATTATCCATCCTTACAGGTCAGGAATCAGCGCTTtacttttatgtatttattttttaaggcgTGGTCGAACACCTAATTTCagacaactgtttttttttttcttttttacgtCTTGAAGTTGAATGTTAATTAACCTAACATTAATAATCAAAGTGATGCTCTGTGTCTCTCCAGGTGACATTTTTCTGCTCGTCTTCAGTTTGGATGACATGGAATCTCTGAATGAAGCCTGTGAGCTCCTCGACGAGATCAAAGCTGCTAAGGCAAAGCTGCTGAAATTAAAACAGCCAGCAAGAGTGCCGGTTGTTGTATGCGGCAATAAAGCGGACTTGGACTCGGAGAGAGTGGTGAGACGCTCAGACGTGGGAAAAATCCTCGACGAGGATATCCCACTCTTCGAAACCTCTGCTAAAACCGGCACCGGGCTGGACGCGATGTTCAGAGCCCTTGCCTCTCTGGGTGGACTACCTCAAGAGACCAGTCCGTCGCGACATCAGGTCATACCCATCCTCACCTACCGGTCGCTGTACGTCGGCCAGCGAGGCAGGAGAGGGAGCCGTACGCGGTTACTCTCCGCGCCCTGTGCCGCCGTGGACCCTCTAGCGCGCCGCCCGAGCTTTAACAGCGACCTGCGGCTCGTGCTTGGATCAAGCACGAAACACAACAAACCCGAGAAGTGTCAGATTCAATGAATTGTGAGACTTCTCGACAAACAAATTGTAGTAGTATGCTGCAATATGGTTTACGTAAAGAGTTATACTCTGTTGCACCTGGCTGGACCAGTGCATTCTTATATTGTTTTTGTATATACCTGTATCCTATAATCCTCtaataaaatttgaatatttctAACTATACTGTGTGCTTTGTGTCCTTGCTTTCCATCATTGTTACTAACATTTAAGAAACTCTTCGCAGACTGACAGATACTGTTAGGTTACGCACATGAACGTAAGCAGTCAGTTCTCACAGAGTGATGATGTAAAACATCGCGGGATCGTGTGGGAGGGAGGTCAGCTGCATGAGAGGATGATTCAGACGCAGACCTTAAACGTCGTCCAATATCTACTGTCAGACTGGAGAGATTTTGCACGTTTTAGAGCGCCCACGGCTTTGTGAATGGCTTCGAGTACCGAGGTGCTACAATAACTGTTCCTCAGCACCGGTGGTGTACGCACTTGTGTGTCACCATGGTAAGTTGGAGGAAACAATGAGTGATAGCGCGTGATTTATTAAAGAGGGGAAGGTGGGCGAAAGGAGAGAGACGGAGTGAAATCAGCACCATGGAGAGAGCCCACTCAGCTTTTAATATCGCTGACAAGAAGTTCAGAATATTTGACAGGGGGCACAGTCACTACTTACCATTTAGATTTtgaaatttattaaaatattcgGGGTATCAGT is drawn from Archocentrus centrarchus isolate MPI-CPG fArcCen1 chromosome 8, fArcCen1, whole genome shotgun sequence and contains these coding sequences:
- the rasd2a gene encoding GTP-binding protein Rhes; protein product: MNTTEKFYLPVDGILEMLNSLTGHHQSSIAHPGLQSTSLSPVLQHPKVSNIPKTGMGLVKTVKGCWRQQDTRIVASRSSSSGSRQVSADRLPKRSVDLLDLGLTKPRNCHRIVVLGAPRVGKTNILQRFLGKDFEESYEPTTEDFHRKLFHIGGEAYQVDLLDAASERDFPAKRRLSILTGDIFLLVFSLDDMESLNEACELLDEIKAAKAKLLKLKQPARVPVVVCGNKADLDSERVVRRSDVGKILDEDIPLFETSAKTGTGLDAMFRALASLGGLPQETSPSRHQVIPILTYRSLYVGQRGRRGSRTRLLSAPCAAVDPLARRPSFNSDLRLVLGSSTKHNKPEKCQIQ